ATCGGAATACGGCAAGGCCGTAAAAGAGGACACAAAGAAAATCGTAGCATCTGAGAAGAAGAAGATCTTCGACGGCAAGTGGGATGTCTTCTACGGGCCGATAAAGGGACAGGACGGCAAGATAATGGTCCCTGCAGGCAAACATCTGAGCGACGGAGATATGCTCAGCATGAGCTGGTTTGTTGAGGGTGTCGATGGTACTATCCCAAAATAAATGCACAAGACCGAGCCTTAAGTCTCTGTCATAACAAAACAATTCAAATGCTGATATATTATATAATGTGCGGGATATGATTCAAAATCGAAAAAAGATTCTTCATTGCTTTTGATTTTTGGGAAGGGGGTGCGGCGATGGCGTGATTTAACTTAACCGGGTTCGGGGCTCGAACCATCTCCATGTCTTCACCTTCTTTCGGGATTGAGGTAAGCAGCTCGGA
This Synergistaceae bacterium DNA region includes the following protein-coding sequences:
- a CDS encoding BMP family ABC transporter substrate-binding protein, whose amino-acid sequence is SEYGKAVKEDTKKIVASEKKKIFDGKWDVFYGPIKGQDGKIMVPAGKHLSDGDMLSMSWFVEGVDGTIPK